In Clupea harengus chromosome 1, Ch_v2.0.2, whole genome shotgun sequence, one DNA window encodes the following:
- the kcnc3a gene encoding potassium voltage-gated channel subfamily C member 3a isoform X4 — translation MLSSVCVSSFKGRTGGNKSSNKACSSADMTCPSESEKIVINCGGVRHETYRSTLKTLPGTRLSWLTEPDAYSNFDYDPKADTFFFDRHPGTFSFILNYYRTGKLHCPNDVCGPLFEEELAFWGIDETDVEACCWMNYRQHRDAEEALDSFETPEPEEEDDPALTGGADGDLKRLCLQEDGRKPSWWTVWRPYMWNLFEDPYSSKNARYVAFLSLLFILISISTFCLETHEAFNTIYNLTENVTVGNVTKEEVSFVVETDAWLTYVEGVCVIWFTIEVFARVIFCPDKAEFFKSSLNIIDFVAIMPFYLELALSGLSSKAAKDVLGFLRVVRFVRILRIFKLTRHFVGLRVLGHTLRASTNEFLLLIIFLALGVLIFATMIYYAERIGADPADPTASAHTTFKNIPIGFWWAVVTMTTLGYGDMYPETWSGMLVGALCALAGVLTIAMPVPVIVNNFGMYYSLAMAKQKLPKRKGKHIPRAPQPGSPNYCKPDALAMASASPNRLMGNVIGGTGLSGSMGGDCPLAQEEIIEINRADSKQNGDAASAALANEDCPNIDQVLGPDDRSPATGGLGTGRERYPHDRACFLLSTGEFRTTDSNVRKATGYEKSRSLNNISGMTGAALRLTPITPINSTPYDSFETPGPLRRCRSPIPSIL, via the exons ATGCTCAGTtcggtgtgtgtctcctctttcAAAGGGCGCACGGGTGGGAACAAGTCGTCCAACAAAGCATGTTCCAGCGCAGACATGACTTGTCCGTCAGAGAGCGAGAAAATCGTAATAAACTGCGGTGGGGTTCGACACGAGACGTACCGCAGCACCCTCAAGACGCTTCCCGGTACCCGCTTGTCCTGGCTAACGGAACCAGACGCGTATAGCAATTTCGACTACGACCCCAAAGCGGACACGTTCTTCTTCGACCGTCACCCGGgcactttttctttcattctgaaCTATTACCGCACGGGGAAGTTGCATTGTCCCAATGATGTGTGCGGTCCACTCTTTGAGGAGGAGCTCGCTTTTTGGGGCATTGATGAGACGGACGTGGAGGCATGCTGCTGGATGAACTACCGCCAACACAGGGATGCCGAGGAGGCACTGGACAGTTTTGAAACCCCTGAGCCGGAAGAAGAGGACGACCCAGCGCTCACGGGAGGCGCTGACGGGGACTTGAAGCGTTTGTGTCTGCAAGAAGACGGCCGCAAGCCCAGCTGGTGGACCGTGTGGCGCCCGTATATGTGGAATCTCTTCGAGGATCCATACTCTTCCAAAAATGCCCGG TATGTGGCGTTTCTGTCCCTGTTATTTATCCTCATCTCTATCTCTACATTCTGCCTGGAGACGCATGAGGCCTTCAACACCATCTACAACTTGACCGAGAATGTCACAGTGGGTAACGTAACAAAGGAGGAGGTGTCTTTTGTGGTGGAGACAGACGCATGGCTTACCTACGTGGAGGGCGTTTGTGTCATCTGGTTTACCATTGAGGTGTTTGCCCGTGTCATCTTCTGCCCAGACAAGGCTGAGTTTTTCAAGAGCTCATTGAACATTATTGACTTTGTGGCGATCATGCCCTTCTACCTGGAGTTGGCGCTGAGTGGCCTCTCCTCCAAGGCTGCCAAGGATGTTCTGGGCTTCCTGCGCGTGGTGCGTTTTGTACGAATCCTGCGTATCTTCAAGCTGACGCGGCACTTTGTGGGTCTGCGGGTCTTGGGCCACACGTTACGCGCCAGCACCAACGAGTTTCTCTTGCTCATCATCTTCCTTGCGTTGGGTGTCCTCATCTTTGCCACAATGATCTACTATGCCGAGCGCATAGGAGCCGACCCCGCTGACCCCACGGCCAGTGCCCACACCACCTTCAAGAACATCCCCATTGGCTTCTGGTGGGCTGTGGTCACCATGACTACACTGGGCTACGGGGACATGTACCCAGAGACGTGGTCCGGCATGCTTGTGGGTGCGCTGTGTGCCCTGGCTGGTGTGTTGACCATCGCCATGCCTGTGCCCGTCATCGTGAATAATTTCGGCATGTACTACTCGTTAGCCATGGCCAAACAGAAGTTGCCCAAGAGGAAAGGCAAACACATCCCTCGCGCCCCTCAGCCAGGCTCGCCCAACTACTGCAAGCCAGATGCACTCGCCATGGCATCAGCCTCACCGAACAGGCTCATGGGAAACGTGATTGGTGGCACAGGGTTGTCTGGCAGCATGGGCGGAGACTGCCCTCTGGCCCAGGAGGAGATCATAGAGATCaacagagcag ACTCCAAGCAGAATGGCGATGCTGCAAGTGCCGCCCTGGCCAATGAGGACTGCCCCAATATAGACCAGGTGCTGGGGCCGGACGACCGCAGCCCTGCCACAGGGGGGCTTGGCACGGGGCGTGAGCGCTACCCCCATGACCGCGCCTGCTTCCTGCTCAGCACTGGGGAGTTCCGCACCACAGACAGCAATGTCAGGAAAG
- the kcnc3a gene encoding potassium voltage-gated channel subfamily C member 3a isoform X2: MLSSVCVSSFKGRTGGNKSSNKACSSADMTCPSESEKIVINCGGVRHETYRSTLKTLPGTRLSWLTEPDAYSNFDYDPKADTFFFDRHPGTFSFILNYYRTGKLHCPNDVCGPLFEEELAFWGIDETDVEACCWMNYRQHRDAEEALDSFETPEPEEEDDPALTGGADGDLKRLCLQEDGRKPSWWTVWRPYMWNLFEDPYSSKNARYVAFLSLLFILISISTFCLETHEAFNTIYNLTENVTVGNVTKEEVSFVVETDAWLTYVEGVCVIWFTIEVFARVIFCPDKAEFFKSSLNIIDFVAIMPFYLELALSGLSSKAAKDVLGFLRVVRFVRILRIFKLTRHFVGLRVLGHTLRASTNEFLLLIIFLALGVLIFATMIYYAERIGADPADPTASAHTTFKNIPIGFWWAVVTMTTLGYGDMYPETWSGMLVGALCALAGVLTIAMPVPVIVNNFGMYYSLAMAKQKLPKRKGKHIPRAPQPGSPNYCKPDALAMASASPNRLMGNVIGGTGLSGSMGGDCPLAQEEIIEINRADSKQNGDAASAALANEDCPNIDQVLGPDDRSPATGGLGTGRERYPHDRACFLLSTGEFRTTDSNVRKGCVVSCVCMFALVAIRSSLCPVLPLCVSCVVCCVFVLLCPPPLWLWGFYLLECPYQPLTKQNKQTKTTNKYTNRAEFSSIRHYCATFVAI; encoded by the exons ATGCTCAGTtcggtgtgtgtctcctctttcAAAGGGCGCACGGGTGGGAACAAGTCGTCCAACAAAGCATGTTCCAGCGCAGACATGACTTGTCCGTCAGAGAGCGAGAAAATCGTAATAAACTGCGGTGGGGTTCGACACGAGACGTACCGCAGCACCCTCAAGACGCTTCCCGGTACCCGCTTGTCCTGGCTAACGGAACCAGACGCGTATAGCAATTTCGACTACGACCCCAAAGCGGACACGTTCTTCTTCGACCGTCACCCGGgcactttttctttcattctgaaCTATTACCGCACGGGGAAGTTGCATTGTCCCAATGATGTGTGCGGTCCACTCTTTGAGGAGGAGCTCGCTTTTTGGGGCATTGATGAGACGGACGTGGAGGCATGCTGCTGGATGAACTACCGCCAACACAGGGATGCCGAGGAGGCACTGGACAGTTTTGAAACCCCTGAGCCGGAAGAAGAGGACGACCCAGCGCTCACGGGAGGCGCTGACGGGGACTTGAAGCGTTTGTGTCTGCAAGAAGACGGCCGCAAGCCCAGCTGGTGGACCGTGTGGCGCCCGTATATGTGGAATCTCTTCGAGGATCCATACTCTTCCAAAAATGCCCGG TATGTGGCGTTTCTGTCCCTGTTATTTATCCTCATCTCTATCTCTACATTCTGCCTGGAGACGCATGAGGCCTTCAACACCATCTACAACTTGACCGAGAATGTCACAGTGGGTAACGTAACAAAGGAGGAGGTGTCTTTTGTGGTGGAGACAGACGCATGGCTTACCTACGTGGAGGGCGTTTGTGTCATCTGGTTTACCATTGAGGTGTTTGCCCGTGTCATCTTCTGCCCAGACAAGGCTGAGTTTTTCAAGAGCTCATTGAACATTATTGACTTTGTGGCGATCATGCCCTTCTACCTGGAGTTGGCGCTGAGTGGCCTCTCCTCCAAGGCTGCCAAGGATGTTCTGGGCTTCCTGCGCGTGGTGCGTTTTGTACGAATCCTGCGTATCTTCAAGCTGACGCGGCACTTTGTGGGTCTGCGGGTCTTGGGCCACACGTTACGCGCCAGCACCAACGAGTTTCTCTTGCTCATCATCTTCCTTGCGTTGGGTGTCCTCATCTTTGCCACAATGATCTACTATGCCGAGCGCATAGGAGCCGACCCCGCTGACCCCACGGCCAGTGCCCACACCACCTTCAAGAACATCCCCATTGGCTTCTGGTGGGCTGTGGTCACCATGACTACACTGGGCTACGGGGACATGTACCCAGAGACGTGGTCCGGCATGCTTGTGGGTGCGCTGTGTGCCCTGGCTGGTGTGTTGACCATCGCCATGCCTGTGCCCGTCATCGTGAATAATTTCGGCATGTACTACTCGTTAGCCATGGCCAAACAGAAGTTGCCCAAGAGGAAAGGCAAACACATCCCTCGCGCCCCTCAGCCAGGCTCGCCCAACTACTGCAAGCCAGATGCACTCGCCATGGCATCAGCCTCACCGAACAGGCTCATGGGAAACGTGATTGGTGGCACAGGGTTGTCTGGCAGCATGGGCGGAGACTGCCCTCTGGCCCAGGAGGAGATCATAGAGATCaacagagcag ACTCCAAGCAGAATGGCGATGCTGCAAGTGCCGCCCTGGCCAATGAGGACTGCCCCAATATAGACCAGGTGCTGGGGCCGGACGACCGCAGCCCTGCCACAGGGGGGCTTGGCACGGGGCGTGAGCGCTACCCCCATGACCGCGCCTGCTTCCTGCTCAGCACTGGGGAGTTCCGCACCACAGACAGCAATGTCAGGAAAG GTTGTGTCGTGTCATGCGTTTGTATGTTCGCTCTTGTTGCTAtccgttcctctctctgtcctgtcctccccctgtgtgtgtcgtgtgttgtgtgttgtgtttttgtgttgctgtgtcctcctcctctctggctctGGGGCTTTTACCTGCTGGAGTGCCCATATCAACCTTtgaccaaacaaaacaaacaaacaaaaacaacaaacaaatacacaaacagagcaGAGTTCTCATCAATACGTCACTATTGTGCTACTTTTGTGGCAATTTAG
- the kcnc3a gene encoding potassium voltage-gated channel subfamily C member 3a isoform X3: MLSSVCVSSFKGRTGGNKSSNKACSSADMTCPSESEKIVINCGGVRHETYRSTLKTLPGTRLSWLTEPDAYSNFDYDPKADTFFFDRHPGTFSFILNYYRTGKLHCPNDVCGPLFEEELAFWGIDETDVEACCWMNYRQHRDAEEALDSFETPEPEEEDDPALTGGADGDLKRLCLQEDGRKPSWWTVWRPYMWNLFEDPYSSKNARYVAFLSLLFILISISTFCLETHEAFNTIYNLTENVTVGNVTKEEVSFVVETDAWLTYVEGVCVIWFTIEVFARVIFCPDKAEFFKSSLNIIDFVAIMPFYLELALSGLSSKAAKDVLGFLRVVRFVRILRIFKLTRHFVGLRVLGHTLRASTNEFLLLIIFLALGVLIFATMIYYAERIGADPADPTASAHTTFKNIPIGFWWAVVTMTTLGYGDMYPETWSGMLVGALCALAGVLTIAMPVPVIVNNFGMYYSLAMAKQKLPKRKGKHIPRAPQPGSPNYCKPDALAMASASPNRLMGNVIGGTGLSGSMGGDCPLAQEEIIEINRAGDKLCTQLTMLYSKQNGDAASAALANEDCPNIDQVLGPDDRSPATGGLGTGRERYPHDRACFLLSTGEFRTTDSNVRKATGYEKSRSLNNISGMTGAALRLTPITPINSTPYDSFETPGPLRRCRSPIPSIL, from the exons ATGCTCAGTtcggtgtgtgtctcctctttcAAAGGGCGCACGGGTGGGAACAAGTCGTCCAACAAAGCATGTTCCAGCGCAGACATGACTTGTCCGTCAGAGAGCGAGAAAATCGTAATAAACTGCGGTGGGGTTCGACACGAGACGTACCGCAGCACCCTCAAGACGCTTCCCGGTACCCGCTTGTCCTGGCTAACGGAACCAGACGCGTATAGCAATTTCGACTACGACCCCAAAGCGGACACGTTCTTCTTCGACCGTCACCCGGgcactttttctttcattctgaaCTATTACCGCACGGGGAAGTTGCATTGTCCCAATGATGTGTGCGGTCCACTCTTTGAGGAGGAGCTCGCTTTTTGGGGCATTGATGAGACGGACGTGGAGGCATGCTGCTGGATGAACTACCGCCAACACAGGGATGCCGAGGAGGCACTGGACAGTTTTGAAACCCCTGAGCCGGAAGAAGAGGACGACCCAGCGCTCACGGGAGGCGCTGACGGGGACTTGAAGCGTTTGTGTCTGCAAGAAGACGGCCGCAAGCCCAGCTGGTGGACCGTGTGGCGCCCGTATATGTGGAATCTCTTCGAGGATCCATACTCTTCCAAAAATGCCCGG TATGTGGCGTTTCTGTCCCTGTTATTTATCCTCATCTCTATCTCTACATTCTGCCTGGAGACGCATGAGGCCTTCAACACCATCTACAACTTGACCGAGAATGTCACAGTGGGTAACGTAACAAAGGAGGAGGTGTCTTTTGTGGTGGAGACAGACGCATGGCTTACCTACGTGGAGGGCGTTTGTGTCATCTGGTTTACCATTGAGGTGTTTGCCCGTGTCATCTTCTGCCCAGACAAGGCTGAGTTTTTCAAGAGCTCATTGAACATTATTGACTTTGTGGCGATCATGCCCTTCTACCTGGAGTTGGCGCTGAGTGGCCTCTCCTCCAAGGCTGCCAAGGATGTTCTGGGCTTCCTGCGCGTGGTGCGTTTTGTACGAATCCTGCGTATCTTCAAGCTGACGCGGCACTTTGTGGGTCTGCGGGTCTTGGGCCACACGTTACGCGCCAGCACCAACGAGTTTCTCTTGCTCATCATCTTCCTTGCGTTGGGTGTCCTCATCTTTGCCACAATGATCTACTATGCCGAGCGCATAGGAGCCGACCCCGCTGACCCCACGGCCAGTGCCCACACCACCTTCAAGAACATCCCCATTGGCTTCTGGTGGGCTGTGGTCACCATGACTACACTGGGCTACGGGGACATGTACCCAGAGACGTGGTCCGGCATGCTTGTGGGTGCGCTGTGTGCCCTGGCTGGTGTGTTGACCATCGCCATGCCTGTGCCCGTCATCGTGAATAATTTCGGCATGTACTACTCGTTAGCCATGGCCAAACAGAAGTTGCCCAAGAGGAAAGGCAAACACATCCCTCGCGCCCCTCAGCCAGGCTCGCCCAACTACTGCAAGCCAGATGCACTCGCCATGGCATCAGCCTCACCGAACAGGCTCATGGGAAACGTGATTGGTGGCACAGGGTTGTCTGGCAGCATGGGCGGAGACTGCCCTCTGGCCCAGGAGGAGATCATAGAGATCaacagagcag GGGATAAACTATGCACTCAACTTACGATGCTGT ACTCCAAGCAGAATGGCGATGCTGCAAGTGCCGCCCTGGCCAATGAGGACTGCCCCAATATAGACCAGGTGCTGGGGCCGGACGACCGCAGCCCTGCCACAGGGGGGCTTGGCACGGGGCGTGAGCGCTACCCCCATGACCGCGCCTGCTTCCTGCTCAGCACTGGGGAGTTCCGCACCACAGACAGCAATGTCAGGAAAG
- the kcnc3a gene encoding potassium voltage-gated channel subfamily C member 3a isoform X7, which yields MLSSVCVSSFKGRTGGNKSSNKACSSADMTCPSESEKIVINCGGVRHETYRSTLKTLPGTRLSWLTEPDAYSNFDYDPKADTFFFDRHPGTFSFILNYYRTGKLHCPNDVCGPLFEEELAFWGIDETDVEACCWMNYRQHRDAEEALDSFETPEPEEEDDPALTGGADGDLKRLCLQEDGRKPSWWTVWRPYMWNLFEDPYSSKNARYVAFLSLLFILISISTFCLETHEAFNTIYNLTENVTVGNVTKEEVSFVVETDAWLTYVEGVCVIWFTIEVFARVIFCPDKAEFFKSSLNIIDFVAIMPFYLELALSGLSSKAAKDVLGFLRVVRFVRILRIFKLTRHFVGLRVLGHTLRASTNEFLLLIIFLALGVLIFATMIYYAERIGADPADPTASAHTTFKNIPIGFWWAVVTMTTLGYGDMYPETWSGMLVGALCALAGVLTIAMPVPVIVNNFGMYYSLAMAKQKLPKRKGKHIPRAPQPGSPNYCKPDALAMASASPNRLMGNVIGGTGLSGSMGGDCPLAQEEIIEINRADSKQNGDAASAALANEDCPNIDQVLGPDDRSPATGGLGTGRERYPHDRACFLLSTGEFRTTDSNVRKEAAAASPISPTGEEWFKPEGPLLQQDLNANSASSWIKP from the exons ATGCTCAGTtcggtgtgtgtctcctctttcAAAGGGCGCACGGGTGGGAACAAGTCGTCCAACAAAGCATGTTCCAGCGCAGACATGACTTGTCCGTCAGAGAGCGAGAAAATCGTAATAAACTGCGGTGGGGTTCGACACGAGACGTACCGCAGCACCCTCAAGACGCTTCCCGGTACCCGCTTGTCCTGGCTAACGGAACCAGACGCGTATAGCAATTTCGACTACGACCCCAAAGCGGACACGTTCTTCTTCGACCGTCACCCGGgcactttttctttcattctgaaCTATTACCGCACGGGGAAGTTGCATTGTCCCAATGATGTGTGCGGTCCACTCTTTGAGGAGGAGCTCGCTTTTTGGGGCATTGATGAGACGGACGTGGAGGCATGCTGCTGGATGAACTACCGCCAACACAGGGATGCCGAGGAGGCACTGGACAGTTTTGAAACCCCTGAGCCGGAAGAAGAGGACGACCCAGCGCTCACGGGAGGCGCTGACGGGGACTTGAAGCGTTTGTGTCTGCAAGAAGACGGCCGCAAGCCCAGCTGGTGGACCGTGTGGCGCCCGTATATGTGGAATCTCTTCGAGGATCCATACTCTTCCAAAAATGCCCGG TATGTGGCGTTTCTGTCCCTGTTATTTATCCTCATCTCTATCTCTACATTCTGCCTGGAGACGCATGAGGCCTTCAACACCATCTACAACTTGACCGAGAATGTCACAGTGGGTAACGTAACAAAGGAGGAGGTGTCTTTTGTGGTGGAGACAGACGCATGGCTTACCTACGTGGAGGGCGTTTGTGTCATCTGGTTTACCATTGAGGTGTTTGCCCGTGTCATCTTCTGCCCAGACAAGGCTGAGTTTTTCAAGAGCTCATTGAACATTATTGACTTTGTGGCGATCATGCCCTTCTACCTGGAGTTGGCGCTGAGTGGCCTCTCCTCCAAGGCTGCCAAGGATGTTCTGGGCTTCCTGCGCGTGGTGCGTTTTGTACGAATCCTGCGTATCTTCAAGCTGACGCGGCACTTTGTGGGTCTGCGGGTCTTGGGCCACACGTTACGCGCCAGCACCAACGAGTTTCTCTTGCTCATCATCTTCCTTGCGTTGGGTGTCCTCATCTTTGCCACAATGATCTACTATGCCGAGCGCATAGGAGCCGACCCCGCTGACCCCACGGCCAGTGCCCACACCACCTTCAAGAACATCCCCATTGGCTTCTGGTGGGCTGTGGTCACCATGACTACACTGGGCTACGGGGACATGTACCCAGAGACGTGGTCCGGCATGCTTGTGGGTGCGCTGTGTGCCCTGGCTGGTGTGTTGACCATCGCCATGCCTGTGCCCGTCATCGTGAATAATTTCGGCATGTACTACTCGTTAGCCATGGCCAAACAGAAGTTGCCCAAGAGGAAAGGCAAACACATCCCTCGCGCCCCTCAGCCAGGCTCGCCCAACTACTGCAAGCCAGATGCACTCGCCATGGCATCAGCCTCACCGAACAGGCTCATGGGAAACGTGATTGGTGGCACAGGGTTGTCTGGCAGCATGGGCGGAGACTGCCCTCTGGCCCAGGAGGAGATCATAGAGATCaacagagcag ACTCCAAGCAGAATGGCGATGCTGCAAGTGCCGCCCTGGCCAATGAGGACTGCCCCAATATAGACCAGGTGCTGGGGCCGGACGACCGCAGCCCTGCCACAGGGGGGCTTGGCACGGGGCGTGAGCGCTACCCCCATGACCGCGCCTGCTTCCTGCTCAGCACTGGGGAGTTCCGCACCACAGACAGCAATGTCAGGAAAG aAGCAGCTGCCGCCAGCCCAATCTCCCCCACGGGAGAGGAATGGTTCAAGCCGGAGGGGCCTCTGCTACAGCAGGACCTCAATGCAAACTCTGCCTCCTCCTGGATCAAACCGTAG
- the kcnc3a gene encoding potassium voltage-gated channel subfamily C member 3a isoform X9, with product MLSSVCVSSFKGRTGGNKSSNKACSSADMTCPSESEKIVINCGGVRHETYRSTLKTLPGTRLSWLTEPDAYSNFDYDPKADTFFFDRHPGTFSFILNYYRTGKLHCPNDVCGPLFEEELAFWGIDETDVEACCWMNYRQHRDAEEALDSFETPEPEEEDDPALTGGADGDLKRLCLQEDGRKPSWWTVWRPYMWNLFEDPYSSKNARYVAFLSLLFILISISTFCLETHEAFNTIYNLTENVTVGNVTKEEVSFVVETDAWLTYVEGVCVIWFTIEVFARVIFCPDKAEFFKSSLNIIDFVAIMPFYLELALSGLSSKAAKDVLGFLRVVRFVRILRIFKLTRHFVGLRVLGHTLRASTNEFLLLIIFLALGVLIFATMIYYAERIGADPADPTASAHTTFKNIPIGFWWAVVTMTTLGYGDMYPETWSGMLVGALCALAGVLTIAMPVPVIVNNFGMYYSLAMAKQKLPKRKGKHIPRAPQPGSPNYCKPDALAMASASPNRLMGNVIGGTGLSGSMGGDCPLAQEEIIEINRAGDKLCTQLTMLYSKQNGDAASAALANEDCPNIDQVLGPDDRSPATGGLGTGRERYPHDRACFLLSTGEFRTTDSNVRKGGGMEWMLD from the exons ATGCTCAGTtcggtgtgtgtctcctctttcAAAGGGCGCACGGGTGGGAACAAGTCGTCCAACAAAGCATGTTCCAGCGCAGACATGACTTGTCCGTCAGAGAGCGAGAAAATCGTAATAAACTGCGGTGGGGTTCGACACGAGACGTACCGCAGCACCCTCAAGACGCTTCCCGGTACCCGCTTGTCCTGGCTAACGGAACCAGACGCGTATAGCAATTTCGACTACGACCCCAAAGCGGACACGTTCTTCTTCGACCGTCACCCGGgcactttttctttcattctgaaCTATTACCGCACGGGGAAGTTGCATTGTCCCAATGATGTGTGCGGTCCACTCTTTGAGGAGGAGCTCGCTTTTTGGGGCATTGATGAGACGGACGTGGAGGCATGCTGCTGGATGAACTACCGCCAACACAGGGATGCCGAGGAGGCACTGGACAGTTTTGAAACCCCTGAGCCGGAAGAAGAGGACGACCCAGCGCTCACGGGAGGCGCTGACGGGGACTTGAAGCGTTTGTGTCTGCAAGAAGACGGCCGCAAGCCCAGCTGGTGGACCGTGTGGCGCCCGTATATGTGGAATCTCTTCGAGGATCCATACTCTTCCAAAAATGCCCGG TATGTGGCGTTTCTGTCCCTGTTATTTATCCTCATCTCTATCTCTACATTCTGCCTGGAGACGCATGAGGCCTTCAACACCATCTACAACTTGACCGAGAATGTCACAGTGGGTAACGTAACAAAGGAGGAGGTGTCTTTTGTGGTGGAGACAGACGCATGGCTTACCTACGTGGAGGGCGTTTGTGTCATCTGGTTTACCATTGAGGTGTTTGCCCGTGTCATCTTCTGCCCAGACAAGGCTGAGTTTTTCAAGAGCTCATTGAACATTATTGACTTTGTGGCGATCATGCCCTTCTACCTGGAGTTGGCGCTGAGTGGCCTCTCCTCCAAGGCTGCCAAGGATGTTCTGGGCTTCCTGCGCGTGGTGCGTTTTGTACGAATCCTGCGTATCTTCAAGCTGACGCGGCACTTTGTGGGTCTGCGGGTCTTGGGCCACACGTTACGCGCCAGCACCAACGAGTTTCTCTTGCTCATCATCTTCCTTGCGTTGGGTGTCCTCATCTTTGCCACAATGATCTACTATGCCGAGCGCATAGGAGCCGACCCCGCTGACCCCACGGCCAGTGCCCACACCACCTTCAAGAACATCCCCATTGGCTTCTGGTGGGCTGTGGTCACCATGACTACACTGGGCTACGGGGACATGTACCCAGAGACGTGGTCCGGCATGCTTGTGGGTGCGCTGTGTGCCCTGGCTGGTGTGTTGACCATCGCCATGCCTGTGCCCGTCATCGTGAATAATTTCGGCATGTACTACTCGTTAGCCATGGCCAAACAGAAGTTGCCCAAGAGGAAAGGCAAACACATCCCTCGCGCCCCTCAGCCAGGCTCGCCCAACTACTGCAAGCCAGATGCACTCGCCATGGCATCAGCCTCACCGAACAGGCTCATGGGAAACGTGATTGGTGGCACAGGGTTGTCTGGCAGCATGGGCGGAGACTGCCCTCTGGCCCAGGAGGAGATCATAGAGATCaacagagcag GGGATAAACTATGCACTCAACTTACGATGCTGT ACTCCAAGCAGAATGGCGATGCTGCAAGTGCCGCCCTGGCCAATGAGGACTGCCCCAATATAGACCAGGTGCTGGGGCCGGACGACCGCAGCCCTGCCACAGGGGGGCTTGGCACGGGGCGTGAGCGCTACCCCCATGACCGCGCCTGCTTCCTGCTCAGCACTGGGGAGTTCCGCACCACAGACAGCAATGTCAGGAAAG